One Manduca sexta isolate Smith_Timp_Sample1 chromosome 28, JHU_Msex_v1.0, whole genome shotgun sequence DNA window includes the following coding sequences:
- the LOC119191064 gene encoding arginine-hydroxylase NDUFAF5, mitochondrial-like, whose translation MSQITLSHSLSRLFTSNTLLLESRCLRNVVPVRNNSNAAKKKTASSVYRSMNIFDRKSKLLQRERSAQREDYHLAEFIKEEVGWRTADRVFDIKRTFKNAVELGASRGYVSRHFLPDSVEKVTLCDTSQTHLDKAIVGDDVKFEKVVMDEESLDFPENSVDLLVSSLALHWVNDLPGLFDRVMKCLQPDGVFMACVFGGDTLIELRQSLQLAETERSGGISPHISPFTRIRDIGGLLTAAGFTLQTVDVDSLTVWYPSAWHVMRDVRALGESNAAYNRPLRLNKDVQFAAAAIYDEMYGKDFPEKDSRGVPATYQIINFLGWKPDPSQPRPIERGSGQMSLKDLHKIDEILQDTKKVKITDDDMK comes from the exons atgtCACAAATCACTCTTTCCCACAGTCTGTCTAGACTATTTACCTCCAATACGTTGTTACTTGAAAGCCGATGTTTACGTAATGTTGTACCTGTAAGAAATAACTCAAATGCAGCTAAGAAAAAGACTGCCAGCTCTGTGTACCGTAGTATGAACATATTCGACAGAAAATCGAAGTTATTACAGAGGGAGAGATCCGCACAGCGAGAAGATTATCACTTAGCTGAATTTATCAAAGAAGAGGTAGGATGGCGGACTGCTGACCGTGTTTTCGATATTAAAAGGACTTTTAAGAATGCAGTGGAACTTG GTGCAAGCAGAGGCTATGTGTCGAGACACTTCCTTCCCGACAGTGTGGAAAAAGTCACTCTCTGTGACACCTCACAGACCCACTTGGACAAGGCTATTGTCGGTGATGATGTAAAGTTTGAGAAGGTGGTCATGGATGAGGAGAGTTTAGAT TTCCCAGAGAATAGTGTTGACCTACTGGTATCATCGCTTGCATTGCATTGGGTCAACGATTTGCCAGGACTTTTTGACAGGGTGATGAAGTGTCTCCAACCAGATGGT GTGTTCATGGCGTGCGTCTTTGGCGGTGATACACTGATAGAACTACGCCAGTCGCTGCAGTTGGCAGAGACTGAGCGTAGCGGAGGCATCTCACCACATATATCACCTTTTACAAGGATAAGGGACATCGGCGGCTTGCTCACTGC CGCCGGCTTCACGCTGCAGACAGTGGACGTGGACTCGCTGACGGTGTGGTATCCGAGCGCGTGGCACGTGATGAGGGACGTGAGGGCCCTGGGCGAGTCCAACGCGGCGTACAACAGACCACTCAGGCTGAACAAGGATGTGCAATTCGCGGCCGCAGCAATATACGACGAGATGTATGGAAAG gATTTCCCCGAAAAAGATTCTAGAGGTGTACCAGCTACTTACCAGATTATAAATTTCCTGGGCTGGAAACCGGATCCGTCCCAACCCAGACCAATAGAAAGAGGATCGGGTCAGATGTCCCTCAAAGATTTACACAAAATCGACGAAATACTTCAAGACACTAAAAAAGTCAAAATCACTGATGATGATATGAAATAA